Genomic window (Aricia agestis chromosome 7, ilAriAges1.1, whole genome shotgun sequence):
GTTCATAAGTTGAGTGGGATAAAACTTGAGTTGTTTTGCTAATTGACTGTAGCGATAACATTCTAGAATTCAATTATTTCTCTTTGAAATGTCTACTCAAACTAATGAGCTCCTAGAAGCTTCTGAgtgaatttattttaaaatgcagTATCGAGGTACCACGTAAcgaaattaaaacataaatggAATACCTAATagaaatttattgaaataaaatacgttACAGAAGAGTGAAAGAAACGATAGTTGCAAGGGTGACACTAAACCCTTCAACGCACATCGTGGCCCGGCTACTCGTGCGAGCGATtgctgtttttgtttttttggggaagtttatttttatatcattgTCTCCCATCCTCAAAACAGCCGTTCTTGTCGGCACCGAAGGCGTAATTTCGGGTTCACTCGTTAAATTGACTTGGGTGTACGGGCTCGTCAGGTTGGCGATATCGACGTTACCGAGATTAGCGATTATATCACTCGTTTCTTTTATCTCCTCCTTTAAGAATGCGAATGATTCGTTAACTggaactgatgttttattttcgACTGCCTCAATATTGAGTGTTTCGGTGTCGGTCGGGTCGGTGGTAGTTACAGTGGTTGCGACGGTCATCGCATCGGTTCTGCGTGCACCGACGGTCATTGGTGAATCCTTGTCGTAAGCAGAGCACATGTTGCTGCATGGACTAGCCTGACACTGTTCTTGTATGCCACACTCTATGAAACCCCGGCTGGCCACCGCGACATGTAAATGAGGTTGCTGGCAACCACTTAGATAACTTTGAACACCGACGACTGTTTCCTCACAAACCAACGGTCCACCTCTGTTTCtctgtagaaagaaaccgtaaattatgaaaaattatttaatcctAACCTTTTTAACAACCACTATTgactttttaaaagtttttaaactctttcttttaaaaatgttgttaaaTCATTTCGATCTTAATATTTCGATCGCAGACGAccgactttttgtgcgatcgagtctgcggcgcccatacagtcggcatggccgcgaTCTCCCTAATACTCAATTGCCCACTACCGCTGCCTTAAACTACTACACATTGGTCTCTTTGAAACATATTGCAAATAATGATACTCGTAGCTTGTATACTATGTTAACATTATATTTCACAGACAGTTTTGGACTACATACCGGGCACAGGCCGAGGTCTGCTTCGCTTGTGTTGTAGCTAGAACAGATGACGTTGCTGTCATTCGTCTTGCACGAGTCTCGCTGCAGGATTTCAATGGTCCACTTCATGAGGATTTGATCTACAGAGCTGTTAGAGTACTGAAAGTAATTGCCGTTGTTAATTTCACGTATATTATAAGAagtaaatattagttttttgttCATATTATATAAACTCTTCATTTACTGGACTATCTTGATAAAAGGCACATACAGAAAGGATACTgctcaatacaaaaatataaatttactcatggatcccatcatcaggtcaccacttttctgaacaaGGTACCAAATTGGAttaataccctatacaacaaaacaaacattttgaaaatcggttcacaaacggcagagtaatcgttgaacatccataaaaaaaatatccacagctgaacgtataacctcctcgttttggaagtcggtcactaaattataataaagtgcataataaaagataaaagaGACAAAActtagaaacaaaaaaaacacttccaacaaaaaaaatgaaattatttttttaccccAAATACAACGATGAAGCAAGATTTTCCTGAGAGGTCTTGTATTTTTTCTGGCAAAGCAGCTGGTGCCACCATCGAGGTGGTGTTGAACGGTACCATGGTCTTCAGGAGTGCCAGGAAAGTGTCGCCCCAAGAGCCCATCTTCTCCTTTGACTGCACCACTTGAATTATCTGtgatttattcaataaatttttaaaagctaATAAGCATTTCAGAAAAGAATTTCTTAAGTTTCTTCTAAGTACCAACTCTACGGTTTctccaaatatttaaaaagaatttgAAGCAACACTATTTTCCACGGCTGCGTTTGCGCGCtaagacgtgcgcgttttctgctgtaCCGATTTTGGAAAAAACGCGAGCTGAATACGCACAAAATCCGCGCACATCTGAACGCACCCTTAGGTTGTGTTACAACAACTGTGTCGTGTGCGTGTCCGTATAGAGACTGTAGTATTTGATTTTTATGTAGTATTACAATCAATGCATTTTCCTTCCAccgcgattctattggatcttaaactACATACGTATTTTCCGGTGGACGGGGCCTCTAATAGAGATTACCTCGCGGTCTTGCTCCATCTCTTCCTCGTACAGGGTGAAGTTGGCATCGACACTGTCAGCACCGGCTCTGGCCACCAGGGTCTTGCGGGGGAAGGTGGTGTTGTCGTGGACTTCAATGTTCACAGACACGAGCCAATCGGGACGAATCAGGATCGCATTCCGGATGAAACGCCTACCGTCTTCCAATATCGTGTCATCCGTGTAATAAGCTATTGCCTAgcaaaaaaaaagaacatacaatataatatgttagtattaaagtaataaatatatttccgttgtctggtacccataacacaagtccttcaggtacttagcacggggccagacatccatagatattattattattataatattatatacggtTGAATTAAGAAACCTCTtctttttttgaaagtcggttgaACATGAGATCAACTTACGCTGTACGACTTGACATCGTGTCTTATAAAGTCAGCTTATTATGAGAACGAAGCTTACatgaaaataattacataacAATGAATTAGAATCAGGCTACCCTACACGAGCGCTAGACCTAAAGAAATGGGAAAGAAGGTGAAAGAAGAAAGACCTTGGAGGAGGCTTTACCTAGCAGTGGAACAGCATAGGCTCGTAAAAAACCTTTGTagacttttaatattatgatactaagggcctgtttcaccacttcctgataaggtgccggataggcttatttgacttattttccatactctatctgtcaagttaagtggtggatagccttatcaggaagtggtgaaacaggccctaagaattATTTTTCAAGGCTGACAGGCAGCTTGGACTTTGGAGCAAATGATATACTATAATTTGATGGATCTTTCCAcctttactattaaaataaaataggacTGATTAAACTTAGttaggcctatgtccagcagtggacgactataggctgatatgatgatgatgaagatgaaACTTAGTTACCATGTAAGGGAATGTTCCACTCTTTACTTCATATTCTTTGGTGCTTTGTCCTTCGCTCCCTAGAAcgcctaaaattaaaaaaaaactggttgaatataattttaatcgacaatttcattattttattacattacttACACAAAACAACACATAATAACACACAGCGCATTATTTATTGCAAGATATAAtgcaaatttaattttacaattttatgaaAACTAAAGTTCTGTGTCTGACAGAACAATCTGTCAGTTTTTGAAAGAAgaattttcagtttttttatttctttaccaCCAGCAAAGTagtttaagtttttaataagtttcataattattattatattgcctCTAGAGGTGATCGCACAATATGTCCGCAGTACGCGTAATACTTAATCAATGCAATAATACAATGTACGCGCCATATGCGCCGCATCCCAGTATTCGTTGTGTCACGCCGCATCCTAGAATTcgttgtatatgtcgtaggatgatttgataaatccgtgttttcgcgaaatccctagaattttcgcgaaaacacggatttatcaaatcatcctacgacatcgtaggatgatttgataaatcgaattttcgcgaaaattctagggatttcgcgaaaacacggatttatcaaatcatcctacgacatatacatgaTACAACGAATACTGGGATGCGGCTCGTGTGGCGGATGCGGCGCATACGGTGCGGACAAAATATGTGCGTGGAcctttattaaaaagttttacaaAGATTGGTAACACCgttaatctttataaaaatactagctgtcccggtgaacttcgtgtcactttaaaaccttccctggacttctacgaatattttaagactaaaatcagcccaatccgttcagccgttttcgagttttagcgtgactaacacatttgaaaatccatttttatatataagatatttaatcaaaacattttttctctATTAACTCTATTTTATTAATGAAACATAACTTATCAGATGCAAAGTTAAAACTCGAACGGCATAAGATAAACAGCATAAAAGGTTagccatttaaaaataaaattagccgAGTCACGTAGCCGTTATCGTTGACAAAGTTGAGTCGAGTTTAGTCGAAGCATTAATCAGAATCGCGATGGAGCTTAGATGCATTATCCCCAATAAGGCGAAAAGAATGAGTTTGCAAATTTAAAACGCGTGTTTTACAGATAAGGTGGAGAATAAATCCAGGAAACATCTAATTATTCATGTAAGGGGTGTCTCGAGACGCGTATTAATACGCTCGGGAGGACGTCGACTTTAAAAATATGCTAAGAGTATAAAAAGAgcagtttattttaaaatatcgcGGACAGGGACACGGCTTGGGCGGGCGAGGCGGACGGCTGACTCCGCGCCTTCTCTGTTCCGCAATTGAATACACAACGGGACTTTGTTTACGaaatttctttatttctttATGCCCGATGATTTTATATCCCGATACGCATAATTATGTTTATGCGAAATTAAATTTGAATTGTCTGGTTTTTAATGGTCGTTGGACTCGTTGGTCATGCTCATGTCATGCTACTTTAGTATATTGCTTTATATTATGAGGCGAATGTTGTCTAGGTGTCCTATCTTTTCAACATAAAAATTGTACTACCAAAACGATAAACTCGTACCTCATAAAGAGTCTCGTACATGtacatactcgtaatattatgcCCTGAAGGTAGATTTTCGTATATGGGTTTCACTTTTCTCTTGCTGCATTGAAACTACTAGTTAAATAGCAAGGTAAATGTTTGTAACTTACCTAAGTTACATATATTTACCTTACTGCTGCTCTTTAGCATGGACATTAGAAATCTatagtttaaagtttaaagtcgTTCGAAGCTGAAACTATAACATTTATCGTGATATCGGCCACAAATGAGCGGAAGGATCGTATGTGAACCGCTGATGTGGCAACGTCAGAACGACCTGCTCAGACGGCTATTACACGACCAGTTTACGAGGACCCGCCGCTCCGAGATCTGTGGTCGCGGCCGGAGCGTCTTAGTGGGACTCCACGTGCCATCGGCAATTGGCACGAATGTAACGACCCCAATGAACGAGCTACGTGTTTTGGCGGCTTCCCGCAATTGCTTACACTTCCCTGCGCCACACTTCATTTATTCCAAAATTATTTCGTTAGGTACCGTCATATTGAATTGAAACATTTATCGAGTATTTCTTACGACAATTCAAATatactaattaaaaaattgaatgaatgaatgctTTAATATGTACTAGAAAGTTATAACTAAAGTCTATTTACTATGCTTACAGAGATAACAAACACAGTTACAGTGCAGTTTACAGTAGCTGattcataattaaaatatttttttatgtataataataatgataataattatttttcttctgTGATCCattatagtagaggaggggagggtgctatttttgtagtcactcgagcgtcatggagactgagtaggttttgtacattagataaaactgattaaaaaataataagagcgttttttattttagtggtgggttcagaaactgcagccattttaaagtttttgaaaagaaaataaattcagAAAACTGCTTAAttaagtcagttataaatatttttagacagcaaggactaaatcatttagtttagtgcaaaataaaatatctgcgaagctgcgaaattaaaataaatgtgaaccttatttttttttttttttttaaatatacctgCAGGCTTACCAAACTTTTGAATCGTCAGTGACTTTATATGGAAGCATCTTTGGGGTATACAAAACATccagtatcttaatctgacagatacgatgacatttcaatgtaaaaaaaaaattaacccaccacatgagaaatctgatttctataccatgataactagacatatgtcggaagcctatacaagcttaatctgacacgctggagctactcccgaaatcccctcttcccctctcCAACTAttactgttttattttaaaaatgagtTTGACGAAATGGTGATCGTCCACATTGTTCGATATAAGGCATTATTGACTGTCGAAGCGATCGTCATGAACAGTCGTAAACTCGACGAGATCGACAGACACGTTTACGACCAATCGACAACAAAATTGCGCTTTACGACAATATACTTACCGCAAATGTCTTAACTATACTTTGTACAATTCGTCTTACATTTCTGGTTTTGTAGAATCGGAAGACGTATTTATAAActcttagagcgcttacagacgaacggcacgtgtcggcagCATGCGTCGGTGCCAGTCGACGGCAGACGATGGCACATGTCGGTGGCAGTAGACGGCAGTCGgtggcacgtgtcggcggcagtcggcggtAATCGACGgtagccgtcgacagtttatcacgcttgcagttgtgacgtaccgacTAACGTGTAAAAGaaagcgtccacaggtcggtatcattCGCAatggacgtctcgcatcaaacggatattttttttacagtacgtccactgtattggcagcgtacggattaccgactagccagtatgtttatcttcaaattagtcgaaacaaagttcctaagttAAAATTTATGCTTGCTTGCGTGGGGCTCTGCTTGATTATGAAGCTTAATAATCTGTTaacggctgccgtcggctgccgttgactgccgccgacacgtgccgccgactgccgtcgactgccgccgacacgtgtcGTTCGTGTGTAAGCGCTCATAAACCTTACATAAACCTTTcggacattttattaaaaaaggttaatatttaagggggactgccatacaaaaaacacattttttgtctactttcactctataccggtatggaacccttcgtgcgcgagtctgactcgcacttagc
Coding sequences:
- the LOC121728763 gene encoding uncharacterized protein LOC121728763, yielding MRCVLLCVVLCVLGSEGQSTKEYEVKSGTFPYMAIAYYTDDTILEDGRRFIRNAILIRPDWLVSVNIEVHDNTTFPRKTLVARAGADSVDANFTLYEEEMEQDREIIQVVQSKEKMGSWGDTFLALLKTMVPFNTTSMVAPAALPEKIQDLSGKSCFIVVFGYSNSSVDQILMKWTIEILQRDSCKTNDSNVICSSYNTSEADLGLCPRNRGGPLVCEETVVGVQSYLSGCQQPHLHVAVASRGFIECGIQEQCQASPCSNMCSAYDKDSPMTVGARRTDAMTVATTVTTTDPTDTETLNIEAVENKTSVPVNESFAFLKEEIKETSDIIANLGNVDIANLTSPYTQVNLTSEPEITPSVPTRTAVLRMGDNDIKINFPKKTKTAIARTSSRATMCVEGFSVTLATIVSFTLL